The following coding sequences lie in one Mucilaginibacter sp. KACC 22773 genomic window:
- a CDS encoding amidohydrolase family protein yields the protein MKKNIVFVPLLALAFNVKAQTVLPTDSGTFFLHKFAQHIGKETYWVTKYKDSIKYAVDFKFVDRGSPVPLKASLKLTATGNPLELVVKGKTSRFSTIDDSVRVLNDGVVFKVDEKLTSYKTHRRLSFPVAGYSPTLVQQAMLQYWKKNKQPETMKTLPFGSVQIKKDGTDQLTFNGKQLLLERYTVSGLVWGNELIWADAGGKLICLITNDAEGDKLESVRKEYESLLPELISKAAVYGMQIFAKAAAPTGVVNKVIAITGGNLVDVNTGTSMPNAVVLIEDGLIKMTGKAGSVKIPAGAKVINANGKSILPGLWDMHSHFEQAEWGPAYLAAGVTTVRDCGNEFEYINAIKSAIDGGKGVGPNILKAGIIDGKGPMSLGIIQADTKEEAIKAVDRYKENGFAQIKIYSSVKPSIVKAICDEAHKVGLTVTGHIPNGMTLQQGVDSGMNMVNHEQYVYAILKRNKDRSVDFDDSVSVAAIKFIKDHHVVIDPTLGVFELAFRNVKDSITNLEPAYNTLPPPLQTLFKNMGMEPANATKFRPVMQGMVTSVKKLYDAGVIIVAGTDMGFPGFSLYRELELYALAGLTPAQAIKTATITPAQAMGIDKQTGSIEAGKQADIILVDGDPLKNISDIRKVSVVIKAGRVYDPVALHRMVGFSR from the coding sequence ATGAAAAAAAACATTGTGTTTGTCCCGCTTTTAGCGCTGGCTTTTAATGTAAAGGCTCAAACTGTTTTACCAACTGATAGCGGGACTTTCTTCCTGCATAAATTTGCGCAGCATATTGGTAAAGAAACCTATTGGGTAACTAAATATAAGGACTCCATTAAGTATGCCGTCGATTTTAAGTTTGTCGACCGGGGTTCCCCTGTGCCGTTGAAAGCCAGTTTAAAGTTAACTGCTACAGGTAACCCGCTCGAACTGGTTGTAAAAGGAAAAACATCCAGGTTTTCGACAATTGACGATTCGGTAAGGGTTTTAAATGACGGTGTTGTATTTAAGGTTGATGAAAAACTTACCAGCTATAAAACGCATCGGCGCCTTAGCTTTCCCGTGGCCGGTTACTCACCTACATTGGTACAACAAGCAATGCTGCAATACTGGAAAAAGAATAAGCAGCCGGAAACTATGAAAACCCTGCCCTTTGGCTCGGTACAAATAAAGAAAGACGGTACAGATCAATTGACTTTTAACGGTAAGCAATTGCTGCTTGAGAGATATACCGTAAGCGGCCTGGTTTGGGGCAACGAACTGATTTGGGCGGATGCCGGTGGTAAACTCATTTGCCTCATCACCAATGATGCCGAAGGCGACAAACTGGAGTCGGTGCGTAAGGAATATGAGAGCCTGTTGCCCGAACTGATTAGCAAAGCGGCGGTTTACGGTATGCAGATCTTCGCTAAGGCAGCAGCGCCTACGGGGGTGGTTAATAAGGTGATTGCCATTACCGGGGGGAACCTGGTTGATGTAAATACCGGCACCAGTATGCCCAACGCAGTAGTATTGATAGAAGATGGCCTGATAAAAATGACAGGTAAAGCGGGCAGTGTTAAAATACCTGCCGGCGCCAAAGTAATAAACGCCAACGGTAAAAGTATTTTACCTGGCTTATGGGATATGCATTCGCATTTTGAACAGGCAGAGTGGGGCCCGGCCTACCTGGCAGCCGGTGTAACAACGGTTAGGGACTGCGGCAACGAATTTGAATATATTAATGCTATAAAAAGTGCCATAGATGGCGGCAAAGGTGTTGGGCCAAATATCCTGAAAGCAGGTATTATTGACGGCAAGGGTCCAATGTCGCTGGGTATTATACAGGCAGATACAAAGGAAGAAGCCATAAAAGCGGTTGACCGTTATAAAGAAAATGGATTTGCGCAGATAAAAATTTACAGCTCGGTAAAACCTTCAATAGTAAAGGCTATTTGCGATGAAGCCCATAAAGTGGGCTTAACAGTAACCGGCCACATCCCTAACGGAATGACCTTGCAGCAGGGGGTAGACTCGGGCATGAACATGGTAAACCACGAGCAATATGTTTACGCCATTTTAAAAAGAAATAAAGACAGATCTGTAGATTTTGATGATTCGGTAAGCGTGGCGGCAATCAAATTTATTAAAGACCATCATGTGGTGATAGACCCCACTTTGGGTGTCTTTGAACTTGCCTTTCGAAATGTAAAAGATAGCATCACAAACCTGGAGCCGGCATACAACACATTACCGCCCCCATTGCAAACGCTGTTTAAAAACATGGGGATGGAACCGGCCAATGCGACAAAATTTCGGCCTGTGATGCAAGGCATGGTTACATCTGTAAAAAAACTGTATGATGCAGGCGTTATTATCGTAGCTGGTACCGATATGGGTTTCCCTGGTTTTAGCCTGTACAGGGAACTGGAACTATACGCATTGGCGGGTTTAACGCCCGCCCAGGCCATTAAAACAGCTACCATTACACCTGCCCAGGCCATGGGCATTGATAAACAAACCGGCTCAATTGAAGCGGGTAAGCAGGCGGATATTATACTGGTAGATGGCGATCCTTTAAAAAATATCAGCGATATCCGCAAAGTATCGGTTGTGATTAAAGCTGGCAGGGTTTATGACCCGGTGGCTTTACATAGGATGGTAGGTTTTTCGAGGTAG
- a CDS encoding amidophosphoribosyltransferase: protein MSDQIKHECGVAFIRLLKPLSFYQKKYGTALYGLNKLYLLMEKQHNRGQDGAGVATIKLDIAPGKRYISRHRSMASNAVADIFEYIQKKFAEIQKETPEKMLDAEWLKEHVSFTGEVLLGHLRYGTHGKNSIESCHPFLRQNNWQTRNLVIAGNFNMTNVDELLQQLYDLGQHPKEQADTITVLEKMGHFIDTENQGLFDQYKREGLDDNVEISKLIANDMDVAKILTKSAKNWDGGYTIAGILGHGDAFVMRDPVGIRPAFYYYNDEIVVAASERPAIQTAFNVPMEEIREIKPGHALIVKKNGKITETMFSEPKEKKSCSFERIYFSRGSDASIYRERKQLGRLLCPQILDAVNNDIKNTVFSYIPNTAEVAFYGMVEGVHKYVKKYQRDKLLSREDKISDEELTEILAMAPRVEKIAIKDVKLRTFITQDADRSEMVAHVYDTTYGLIKRNTDTLVVLDDSIVRGTTLKQSILKILDRLGPTKVVVVSSAPQIRYPDCYGIDMSRMGEFVAFEAAISLLKEMDREDVILDVYQKCKDSIKLPKEKVQNHVKAIYELFTDQQVSDRIAQIITPKEIKCEVKVIYQTLDNLHIACPDHTGDWYFSGDYPTPGGNKVVNRAFVNWMEGKNQRAYM from the coding sequence ATGAGCGATCAGATTAAACATGAATGCGGTGTGGCATTTATCCGCTTATTAAAGCCACTATCTTTTTATCAGAAAAAGTACGGAACTGCGCTGTACGGCCTGAACAAGCTTTACCTTTTAATGGAGAAACAACATAACCGCGGCCAGGATGGCGCAGGTGTTGCTACCATTAAATTAGATATTGCCCCGGGCAAGCGGTACATCAGTCGTCACCGGTCAATGGCTTCAAACGCCGTTGCTGATATTTTTGAATACATCCAGAAGAAATTCGCGGAGATTCAGAAAGAAACCCCCGAAAAAATGTTGGATGCCGAGTGGCTCAAAGAACATGTAAGCTTTACCGGCGAGGTTTTATTAGGGCATCTGCGTTATGGTACCCATGGTAAAAACTCTATCGAAAGCTGCCATCCGTTCCTGCGCCAAAACAACTGGCAAACCAGGAACCTGGTTATTGCAGGCAACTTTAACATGACCAATGTTGATGAGCTTTTGCAGCAACTTTACGACCTGGGCCAGCACCCGAAAGAGCAAGCCGATACCATTACAGTGCTCGAAAAAATGGGCCACTTTATTGATACCGAAAACCAGGGCTTGTTTGACCAGTACAAACGCGAAGGATTAGACGATAACGTGGAGATTAGCAAACTGATTGCTAATGACATGGACGTTGCCAAAATTTTAACAAAATCGGCCAAAAACTGGGATGGTGGTTATACCATAGCCGGTATACTGGGCCATGGCGATGCCTTTGTAATGCGCGACCCGGTTGGCATTCGCCCGGCATTTTATTACTACAACGATGAAATTGTTGTAGCAGCATCAGAACGCCCTGCTATCCAAACCGCATTTAACGTGCCTATGGAGGAGATCAGGGAGATTAAACCTGGCCACGCGCTTATTGTTAAAAAGAACGGGAAGATAACCGAGACTATGTTTAGTGAGCCTAAAGAGAAGAAATCCTGCTCGTTTGAGCGTATTTACTTTTCGCGTGGCAGCGATGCATCTATCTACCGTGAGCGTAAACAATTAGGCAGGCTGCTTTGCCCGCAAATATTGGACGCTGTTAACAATGATATCAAAAATACCGTGTTCTCCTACATCCCCAATACTGCCGAAGTTGCCTTTTATGGCATGGTTGAGGGCGTGCACAAATACGTAAAAAAATACCAGCGCGACAAGCTACTGAGCCGCGAGGATAAAATTAGCGACGAAGAGCTTACCGAAATACTGGCAATGGCCCCAAGGGTTGAAAAAATTGCTATTAAAGATGTTAAGCTGCGCACCTTTATTACCCAGGATGCCGACCGCAGCGAAATGGTTGCCCACGTTTATGACACCACTTATGGTTTAATAAAACGTAACACCGATACCCTGGTTGTTCTGGACGACTCGATTGTTCGCGGTACTACACTTAAACAAAGTATCCTGAAGATATTGGACAGGCTTGGCCCAACCAAGGTTGTAGTGGTATCATCGGCGCCGCAAATCCGTTACCCGGATTGTTATGGTATAGATATGTCGCGCATGGGTGAGTTTGTTGCTTTTGAAGCAGCCATCAGCTTGTTAAAGGAAATGGACAGGGAAGATGTTATCCTTGACGTTTACCAGAAATGTAAAGACAGCATTAAGTTGCCGAAAGAAAAAGTACAGAACCACGTAAAGGCGATATACGAGCTATTTACCGATCAGCAGGTATCTGACCGTATAGCGCAGATCATTACTCCTAAAGAAATAAAATGCGAAGTGAAAGTTATCTATCAAACTTTAGATAACCTGCATATTGCCTGCCCCGACCATACCGGCGACTGGTACTTTAGCGGCGATTATCCAACCCCAGGCGGCAATAAAGTTGTTAACCGCGCTTTTGTTAACTGGATGGAAGGTAAAAACCAAAGGGCTTATATGTAA
- a CDS encoding LysE family translocator, whose translation MIKAIISGIGFGLVLTVITGPVFFALIKTSIEKGFHAGVALALGVVTSDVVFVGALLFGSQYIDVSDHTKLIAGVVGAVILFTLGLYYLFKKAEVNYDNKVPTGINRAGYFLKGFLMCIFNPTLLFHWTVVIGAASTTFLVGTPHRSFHIAVMFLTILIVQFGMDTTKAFYADKLRDKISVKLIHRLNEVAGIALIIASLVLIDKLVTHFVFAAPPGS comes from the coding sequence ATGATAAAAGCCATTATTTCGGGAATTGGGTTTGGATTGGTGTTGACGGTTATTACTGGCCCGGTCTTTTTTGCTCTTATTAAAACCAGCATCGAAAAAGGTTTTCATGCGGGTGTAGCCCTTGCCCTCGGTGTTGTTACCAGCGATGTAGTATTTGTTGGCGCCTTACTTTTCGGTTCGCAATATATAGATGTATCTGATCATACTAAACTGATTGCAGGCGTTGTTGGCGCCGTAATATTGTTTACCCTTGGTTTATACTATTTGTTTAAAAAGGCCGAAGTAAACTACGACAATAAAGTACCAACCGGCATCAACCGCGCAGGCTACTTTTTAAAGGGCTTTTTGATGTGCATCTTTAACCCCACCCTGTTATTCCACTGGACAGTTGTTATCGGCGCTGCCAGTACTACTTTCCTGGTTGGCACCCCCCACCGCTCATTCCACATAGCCGTTATGTTTTTAACTATCCTTATTGTGCAGTTTGGCATGGATACCACTAAAGCCTTTTACGCCGATAAGCTGCGCGATAAAATATCGGTTAAACTCATCCACCGCCTCAACGAAGTGGCCGGCATAGCGCTTATAATAGCCTCGCTGGTATTGATTGATAAGTTGGTTACCCACTTTGTTTTCGCGGCACCGCCAGGGTCGTGA
- a CDS encoding MFS transporter has translation MEQNNAKSYSSALYTLITVFFFWGFLAASNGVFIPFCKEHFHLTQFESQLIDFTFYGGYFIGSLILYFASSFSKVDIMNKMGYKNGIILGLVISAIGAIGMIPAIASGSFGLILTVFFIIAVGFSLQQTAANPFVVALGPPETGSNRLNFAGSINNIGGLLGPVVVGIILFGSAAAKIEAKNVQISSVNNLYYMLAGLFIAVAIFFWFSNLPKVTSDEKIEASPKANTPLLIMFLAFCLILAADPLSTYLNKLLSSDYIKSQYFVYASLAIIVLTLVGTIFAAKQSKEGWGAMQYPQLILGMLAIFTYVGTEVTIQSNMGSLLKTPEFGSFKESDIAPYISLYWGSLMIGRFAGAIGAFNLSKTVKYVLTVLIPFIAFGIVLLVNAATGVNVSNLYGYAACVAILIVAFFIGQQKPTRTLSVLGLLGVAFMLVGLFTTGKVATFSFISGGLCCSIMWPSIFSLAITGLGKYTSQGSAFLIMMILGGSIIPPLQGKVADGAGNVIPGMSGIHFSYIVPVLGFAYLAYFAWKVSRELRSQGIDLDHVEVAAGH, from the coding sequence ATGGAACAAAACAATGCTAAAAGTTACAGTTCGGCTCTTTATACGCTTATAACTGTATTTTTCTTTTGGGGCTTTTTAGCTGCCTCCAACGGTGTATTCATACCTTTTTGTAAAGAACACTTTCATTTAACCCAATTTGAATCGCAGTTGATTGATTTTACATTTTATGGTGGTTACTTCATAGGTTCATTGATCCTGTACTTTGCTTCATCTTTCAGCAAAGTTGATATCATGAATAAAATGGGGTATAAAAATGGTATCATATTAGGCCTGGTAATTTCTGCGATTGGCGCAATCGGCATGATTCCGGCTATTGCATCGGGATCATTTGGTTTAATATTAACGGTGTTTTTTATTATAGCGGTTGGTTTTTCATTACAGCAAACAGCTGCCAATCCTTTTGTAGTTGCTTTGGGGCCGCCCGAAACAGGTTCAAACCGGTTAAATTTTGCAGGTAGTATTAATAACATTGGTGGTTTATTAGGCCCCGTAGTAGTGGGTATTATTTTATTTGGCTCGGCAGCGGCCAAAATAGAGGCAAAGAATGTACAAATTTCTTCTGTGAACAACCTTTACTACATGCTTGCCGGTTTATTTATTGCTGTAGCTATCTTCTTTTGGTTTTCAAATTTGCCAAAGGTTACCAGCGATGAAAAAATTGAGGCAAGCCCCAAGGCAAATACACCGCTTTTAATTATGTTTTTGGCATTCTGTTTAATTTTAGCCGCCGATCCGTTGAGTACCTATCTTAATAAGCTGCTATCTTCAGATTATATAAAAAGTCAGTATTTTGTGTATGCTTCATTGGCTATTATTGTATTGACGTTGGTGGGGACTATTTTTGCCGCTAAACAAAGTAAAGAGGGCTGGGGCGCTATGCAGTATCCGCAATTGATTTTGGGTATGCTGGCTATATTTACTTATGTAGGTACCGAGGTTACTATTCAAAGCAATATGGGATCGTTATTAAAAACACCTGAGTTTGGATCGTTCAAAGAATCGGACATTGCGCCTTATATTTCATTGTACTGGGGTAGCTTAATGATCGGCCGTTTCGCCGGTGCGATAGGCGCGTTTAACCTTTCTAAAACGGTTAAATATGTGTTAACAGTTCTTATTCCTTTTATAGCATTTGGTATAGTACTATTAGTAAATGCCGCCACTGGTGTAAATGTGAGCAACCTGTATGGTTATGCGGCTTGTGTAGCCATCTTGATTGTTGCCTTCTTTATCGGTCAGCAAAAACCTACACGTACCCTGTCTGTATTAGGTTTATTAGGCGTTGCATTTATGTTGGTTGGGTTATTTACAACGGGTAAAGTTGCAACATTCTCTTTCATCAGCGGTGGGTTGTGCTGCTCTATCATGTGGCCTTCCATATTCTCTTTAGCTATTACCGGCTTAGGAAAATACACCAGTCAGGGATCTGCATTCCTGATCATGATGATTTTAGGTGGCTCTATTATCCCTCCGCTACAAGGCAAAGTAGCTGATGGCGCAGGTAACGTTATACCGGGCATGAGCGGTATTCACTTCTCCTATATTGTACCTGTGTTAGGCTTTGCTTACCTTGCTTATTTTGCCTGGAAAGTAAGCCGCGAGCTGCGTAGCCAGGGTATCGACCTTGACCATGTTGAGGTTGCAGCAGGCCACTAA
- a CDS encoding deoxycytidylate deaminase, producing the protein MKPSFDSIFMNLATDLAKRSHCVKAHVGAVLTRDTRIISIGYNGPPAGTHNCDEEWPEQGCARDSKGSCSLALHAEENAILYAVKSGAKLEGATLYTTLSPCIACARLIYSAGITKVYFDKSYAEYKGIGSDEGVDFLNRFGVPTVRFTED; encoded by the coding sequence ATGAAACCAAGTTTCGATTCGATATTCATGAACCTGGCAACCGATCTGGCTAAGCGTTCACACTGCGTTAAAGCCCACGTGGGCGCTGTTTTAACCCGTGATACCCGTATTATATCCATAGGCTACAATGGCCCGCCTGCGGGTACGCATAACTGCGACGAGGAATGGCCGGAACAAGGCTGCGCACGCGATTCAAAAGGAAGTTGCTCCTTGGCGTTGCATGCCGAAGAAAATGCGATTTTATATGCCGTTAAAAGCGGCGCAAAGCTGGAAGGGGCAACGTTGTATACCACACTATCGCCATGTATTGCTTGTGCGCGACTTATTTATTCGGCGGGCATAACTAAGGTTTATTTTGATAAATCGTACGCCGAATATAAAGGCATTGGCAGCGACGAAGGCGTTGATTTTTTAAACCGTTTTGGGGTACCAACGGTGAGGTTTACAGAAGATTAG
- the cmk gene encoding (d)CMP kinase, whose translation MNNNIVVAIDGYSSCGKSTLAKALAKKLHFIYVDSGAMYRAVALYFLRNNIDLTNHEQIAEALNNIHLNFHSRDYKTHITLNDEEVSDEIRQMHVADKVSTIAAIHEVRVAMVKQQQRMGKSKNIIMDGRDIGTVVFPNAQVKLFMTADPKIRAERRYKELLPTNPEITLEEIFDNLAHRDYQDTTRKESPLTRAEDAIILDNTDLSPDEQLLFALSHIEPFLAD comes from the coding sequence ATGAACAACAATATCGTAGTAGCAATTGATGGTTATTCATCATGTGGTAAAAGCACTTTAGCAAAGGCTTTAGCAAAAAAACTTCATTTTATTTATGTAGATAGCGGCGCAATGTACCGTGCCGTGGCTTTGTATTTTCTGCGTAATAACATCGACCTGACCAATCATGAACAGATTGCCGAAGCGCTGAACAACATCCACCTTAACTTTCACTCAAGGGATTACAAAACACATATCACCCTTAACGATGAAGAAGTATCTGACGAGATACGCCAGATGCATGTGGCCGACAAGGTAAGCACCATAGCGGCAATACATGAAGTGCGCGTTGCTATGGTAAAACAACAGCAGCGCATGGGCAAATCAAAAAACATCATTATGGATGGCCGCGATATTGGCACCGTTGTGTTCCCGAATGCGCAGGTAAAGCTGTTTATGACTGCCGACCCAAAGATTCGCGCCGAGCGCCGGTATAAAGAACTGTTGCCTACCAACCCCGAAATAACCTTAGAAGAAATTTTTGATAACCTGGCCCACCGCGATTATCAGGACACCACCCGCAAGGAAAGCCCGCTGACACGTGCCGAAGATGCTATTATTTTGGATAATACAGACCTGAGCCCAGACGAACAACTACTGTTTGCCCTGAGCCATATTGAGCCTTTCCTGGCCGATTAA